One Solibacillus sp. R5-41 DNA segment encodes these proteins:
- a CDS encoding HPr family phosphocarrier protein — protein MEKMFKITAPEGLHARPAALLVSAATPFKADITLHFKEKTANLKSIIGVMAQGVAPGSTIVISTQGSDEAEALQAISDVIATKGIGEEC, from the coding sequence ATGGAAAAAATGTTTAAAATTACTGCGCCAGAAGGACTTCATGCAAGACCGGCTGCATTGCTTGTATCAGCGGCTACACCATTTAAAGCGGACATTACATTGCATTTTAAAGAAAAAACAGCAAACTTAAAATCAATTATAGGTGTTATGGCACAAGGTGTTGCTCCTGGAAGTACGATTGTTATTTCTACGCAAGGGAGCGATGAAGCAGAGGCATTGCAAGCAATTAGCGATGTTATTGCGACGAAGGGAATTGGAGAAGAATGCTAG
- a CDS encoding GntR family transcriptional regulator: protein MHTKIDKNSRIPIYGQIEEILKQSIYSKSYKIGENIPSERELSVQFDVSRMTVRQAITNLVNSGLLYREKGRGTYVANPKLEQPLTGLRSFSEDMLARGMKPSSKVLRFEKIIPSLDIANDLFLEPGVEVFYIVRIRSADNKPMGIEHAYIPVRLLPDLDEQKVLGSIYALIEGKFQQKIGNAVQQIEASLVTKDESKHLKINPTSAVLNIKRISYFSDGFPFEVVESTYRADSYKFISEIKR, encoded by the coding sequence ATGCATACAAAAATTGATAAAAATTCTAGAATCCCAATTTATGGGCAAATAGAAGAGATTTTAAAGCAAAGCATTTATTCAAAGAGTTATAAAATTGGTGAAAATATCCCTTCTGAACGAGAGCTTTCGGTTCAATTTGATGTAAGCCGAATGACCGTTAGACAAGCAATCACAAACTTGGTTAATAGTGGTCTATTATATCGTGAAAAAGGGCGAGGGACTTATGTAGCCAATCCAAAATTAGAGCAGCCACTAACAGGTCTTCGGAGTTTTTCAGAGGATATGCTAGCACGAGGTATGAAACCAAGCAGCAAAGTATTGCGGTTTGAAAAAATAATCCCTTCGCTCGATATAGCAAATGATTTATTTTTAGAGCCAGGGGTGGAGGTTTTTTACATTGTCCGTATTCGAAGTGCCGATAATAAACCAATGGGCATCGAGCACGCCTATATACCTGTAAGATTATTGCCAGATTTGGATGAACAAAAAGTATTGGGCTCTATATATGCGCTAATTGAAGGGAAGTTTCAACAAAAAATTGGCAATGCAGTACAGCAAATAGAGGCTTCCCTTGTGACAAAAGATGAAAGTAAACATTTAAAAATAAACCCAACTTCCGCTGTTTTAAATATTAAGCGGATCAGTTACTTTAGCGACGGCTTCCCATTTGAAGTGGTAGAAAGTACGTATCGAGCGGATAGCTATAAATTTATAAGTGAGATTAAAAGATAA
- the nagA gene encoding N-acetylglucosamine-6-phosphate deacetylase produces the protein METLLITNSTIVNCDERQEICDIFIENGKIIEIGQSLKKEAMRTIDCKQQSLFLLPGFIDIHIHGANGFDTMDSSQQALEEISKHLVKEGVTSFLATTMTQSIGNIEAALVNVKNYEDHFEGAQLLGVHVEGPFLSVKRAGAQPVEFMQPPCIPLLERWQELSGGLIKIMTVAPELENGLAFVKKLRHLNIIASMGHTDATMDEVQKAVDAGVTQATHLFNQMRPFHHREPGVVGAALQDDEIFVELIVDFIHCHPKAVNLVYKVKGPKQIILITDAMRAKGLPYGEYDLGGQTVYVAEDGARLNDGSLAGSVLTMEQALKNMRAVTACSLEDIVAMTSSNIAQQLHATTKGRIAVGYEADLVLIDSELTVHKTIRQGQVVYEKS, from the coding sequence ATGGAAACATTGCTCATTACGAATAGTACAATTGTTAATTGCGATGAAAGACAAGAAATATGCGACATCTTTATTGAAAATGGGAAAATTATTGAAATTGGCCAATCTTTAAAAAAAGAAGCAATGCGGACAATTGATTGTAAACAACAGTCATTATTTTTACTTCCTGGATTTATTGATATTCACATTCATGGAGCGAATGGCTTTGATACGATGGACAGTTCGCAGCAAGCGTTGGAAGAAATATCAAAGCATTTAGTGAAAGAAGGCGTAACTAGTTTTTTAGCTACGACGATGACCCAATCAATCGGAAATATCGAGGCTGCTTTAGTAAATGTGAAAAACTATGAAGATCATTTTGAAGGGGCTCAGCTATTAGGTGTCCATGTCGAAGGGCCATTTTTATCGGTTAAGCGTGCAGGTGCACAACCAGTCGAGTTTATGCAACCACCTTGCATTCCACTACTTGAGCGTTGGCAGGAGTTAAGTGGTGGATTAATAAAAATAATGACGGTCGCGCCAGAACTTGAAAATGGATTGGCGTTTGTAAAGAAGCTGCGTCACCTTAATATTATTGCCTCTATGGGACATACGGATGCAACAATGGATGAAGTGCAAAAAGCTGTTGATGCAGGTGTAACACAAGCAACCCATTTGTTTAATCAAATGCGTCCATTCCATCACCGTGAACCAGGAGTAGTTGGCGCGGCATTACAAGATGATGAAATATTCGTGGAGTTAATTGTCGATTTTATTCATTGTCATCCAAAAGCTGTAAACTTAGTTTATAAAGTGAAAGGGCCCAAGCAAATTATTTTAATAACAGATGCCATGAGAGCAAAGGGATTACCTTATGGTGAATATGATTTAGGTGGGCAAACGGTGTATGTTGCGGAAGATGGTGCACGGTTAAACGACGGTTCATTGGCTGGAAGTGTCCTCACGATGGAGCAAGCTTTGAAAAATATGAGAGCGGTTACGGCTTGTAGTTTAGAAGACATTGTTGCGATGACCTCGTCAAATATAGCACAACAACTACATGCCACTACAAAAGGGCGCATTGCTGTTGGTTATGAAGCTGATCTCGTATTAATAGACAGCGAATTAACAGTGCATAAAACAATTCGTCAAGGACAGGTTGTTTATGAAAAATCCTGA
- a CDS encoding DeoR family transcriptional regulator, with the protein MKPTTDRMLNRIKDVYMFILNKGEVTTQDLVEEFNITPRTIQRDLNVLAFNDLVVSPSRGKWTTTKKKVKMTS; encoded by the coding sequence TTGAAACCAACTACTGACAGAATGCTTAATCGTATTAAAGACGTGTATATGTTTATCTTAAATAAAGGTGAAGTGACTACACAGGATTTGGTCGAAGAGTTCAACATCACTCCTCGCACCATTCAAAGAGATTTGAATGTGTTAGCCTTCAATGACTTGGTTGTTAGCCCAAGTCGGGGTAAATGGACAACGACGAAGAAAAAAGTAAAAATGACATCTTAG
- a CDS encoding pseudouridine synthase yields the protein MRLDKLLANMGYGSRKEVKVLLKQKAVTVEGEVVKDSAMHVDPVKQNVAVFGERVEYVEFIYIMMHKPPGVISATEDRHDQTVIDLLDPYVQHFQPFPVGRLDKDTEGLLLITNDGNLAHNLLSPKKHVPKWYYAKIDGVVTEADIEAFAKGVTLDDGYETKPGELVILSSGIESEIELMIQEGKFHQVKRMFEAVGKKVTYLKRISMGPLQLDTELELGDYRELTEEELSNLVKHNI from the coding sequence ATGAGATTAGATAAATTATTGGCTAATATGGGCTATGGCTCGCGCAAAGAAGTAAAGGTTTTATTAAAACAAAAGGCGGTTACAGTTGAAGGGGAAGTAGTGAAGGATTCAGCGATGCATGTAGATCCCGTTAAGCAAAATGTTGCGGTTTTCGGAGAGCGTGTAGAATATGTAGAGTTTATTTATATTATGATGCATAAACCACCAGGCGTCATTTCTGCAACAGAGGATCGCCATGATCAAACGGTTATTGATTTATTAGACCCGTATGTACAGCATTTTCAGCCGTTTCCAGTAGGACGATTGGATAAGGATACAGAAGGGTTGTTATTAATTACGAATGATGGCAATCTCGCACATAATTTGCTATCACCGAAAAAGCATGTACCGAAATGGTATTATGCAAAAATTGATGGAGTCGTTACAGAGGCGGATATTGAAGCGTTTGCAAAGGGTGTAACGCTGGATGACGGGTACGAAACTAAACCAGGCGAGCTCGTTATTTTATCTTCTGGCATTGAGTCAGAAATTGAATTGATGATTCAAGAAGGAAAGTTTCATCAAGTCAAACGCATGTTTGAAGCCGTAGGGAAAAAGGTAACGTATTTAAAACGTATATCGATGGGGCCGCTGCAATTAGACACAGAGCTTGAATTAGGGGATTACCGTGAATTAACGGAAGAAGAATTATCGAATTTAGTTAAACATAACATCTAA
- a CDS encoding polysaccharide biosynthesis protein, with amino-acid sequence MSSLMKGTAILTIGLFLSKLLGLVYIFPFYAIVGEENIGLYNYAYIPYNIMLSIAISGLPIAVSKFVSKYNAIGDYDAGRRLVKTGALLMIITGFIAFIIMNMLATPIANIVIADDEQMFTVEEIANVIQWVSYALILVPFMSLVRGYLQGYGHFLPTSVSQLIEQIARIVFLLGGVFIVMNVLEGDPVTAVNVSVFAAFFGSIGGLATLFYFWKRLRPEIKAVQVIAPKEHQLPYSTMYKEIFKYAIPIVFVGLGSSLFQLVDMLTFNRAMIAGGVSAKLTDTYFTMLNLLTQKIVMIPVVLATGFSMAIIPTIAKFYAQKDIIQVRVSMDKTYQILLFITVPAALGISALAEDLYHFFYEQSEMGTQVLSHYAPLAVLFALFTVTAAILQGVEYQKWVVFSLLVGVFTKTVLNTPLIKMWSVDGAIIATAIGYGVTICINIAVINKVTDYKAKIIVRRILLIFILTGVMILAVLITHFVLTWISPADTKVLAFIYAAICAGIGGTIYGVISYKLGLAQALLGDKITKIARKLKLVK; translated from the coding sequence ATGTCTTCATTAATGAAGGGAACGGCAATTTTAACCATTGGATTGTTTTTATCCAAGCTTTTAGGATTAGTTTATATTTTTCCATTTTACGCTATTGTTGGTGAAGAAAATATTGGTTTATATAATTACGCGTATATCCCATATAATATTATGCTTTCGATTGCGATATCGGGCTTGCCGATTGCAGTGTCGAAGTTTGTTTCGAAATATAATGCAATAGGAGATTATGATGCAGGCCGTCGTTTAGTCAAAACCGGTGCATTACTCATGATTATTACGGGGTTTATCGCGTTTATAATTATGAACATGCTGGCAACCCCGATTGCAAATATTGTTATTGCAGACGATGAGCAAATGTTTACCGTTGAGGAAATTGCCAATGTTATTCAATGGGTGAGCTATGCCTTAATTTTAGTACCATTTATGAGTTTAGTGCGCGGTTATTTACAAGGCTATGGTCATTTTTTACCGACCTCTGTGTCACAATTAATTGAACAAATTGCCCGTATCGTCTTTTTATTAGGCGGGGTGTTTATCGTCATGAACGTACTCGAAGGTGATCCTGTTACAGCGGTAAATGTCTCGGTATTTGCGGCGTTTTTCGGTTCAATCGGAGGGCTTGCCACATTATTTTATTTTTGGAAAAGGCTGCGACCTGAAATAAAGGCGGTGCAAGTTATTGCACCTAAAGAACATCAATTGCCTTATTCAACGATGTATAAAGAAATCTTTAAGTATGCTATACCAATCGTATTCGTCGGTCTTGGAAGCTCATTATTCCAATTAGTTGATATGTTAACGTTTAACCGTGCAATGATTGCTGGTGGTGTATCCGCCAAGCTAACGGACACATATTTCACTATGCTAAACTTATTAACGCAAAAAATTGTCATGATTCCAGTTGTTTTAGCGACAGGTTTTTCGATGGCAATCATTCCGACCATCGCGAAGTTTTATGCGCAAAAGGATATCATTCAAGTGCGCGTGTCAATGGATAAAACATATCAAATATTATTATTCATCACTGTGCCAGCTGCTTTAGGTATTTCGGCTTTAGCAGAAGATTTATATCATTTCTTCTATGAACAAAGTGAAATGGGTACACAAGTATTAAGTCATTACGCACCACTTGCCGTATTATTCGCGCTATTTACTGTGACAGCAGCCATTTTACAAGGTGTTGAATATCAAAAGTGGGTTGTCTTTAGTCTATTAGTAGGGGTGTTTACGAAAACCGTTTTAAATACACCCTTAATTAAAATGTGGTCCGTTGATGGTGCAATTATCGCCACGGCAATTGGTTATGGTGTGACGATATGCATTAATATTGCGGTCATTAACAAAGTAACGGACTATAAGGCGAAAATTATCGTCCGAAGAATTTTATTAATATTTATTTTAACCGGTGTGATGATTCTTGCTGTGTTAATTACCCACTTTGTATTAACATGGATTTCACCAGCTGACACGAAAGTTTTAGCCTTTATTTATGCAGCCATTTGTGCTGGCATCGGAGGTACTATTTACGGTGTGATTTCTTACAAACTCGGTTTAGCACAAGCATTACTTGGTGATAAAATAACGAAAATTGCACGTAAATTAAAATTAGTTAAATAA
- a CDS encoding NAD(P)/FAD-dependent oxidoreductase, translating to MIDVIVIGGGPSGLMAAIAAAEQHKKVMLIEKGSKLGKKLAISGGGRCNVTNRLSADEIVKHIPGNGRFLYSPFTVYNNENIIEFFEGLGVPLKEEDHGRMFPVSNNAHDVVGALEKELKRLQVDVRFHTAVNKLLMDDEQIYGVRLASGEEIRAQAVVVAVGGKAVPQTGSTGDGYPWAERAGHTVTTLFPTEVPVTSKEPFIQSRELQGLALRDVAVSVLNKKGKTLVTHQMDMLFTHFGLSGPAILRCSQFIVKEQLKTGSAPVQVRIQSLTAYNEETCFQLLNKTIKEDPKKAVKNLWKSLVPERWLLFLMERATIDPSMTGIELSQEKIRNLARELISFTMDAHGTQPIEKAFVTGGGVSVKEIEPKTMASKKKQGLYFCGEILDIHGYTGGYNITSALVTGRIAGMSAGHYSSQTAN from the coding sequence ATGATTGATGTAATAGTAATTGGTGGTGGTCCGTCTGGATTAATGGCCGCGATCGCTGCAGCTGAGCAGCACAAAAAAGTAATGCTTATTGAAAAAGGTTCCAAGCTCGGAAAAAAATTAGCGATTTCTGGCGGAGGTCGATGCAACGTCACAAACCGTTTATCTGCGGATGAAATCGTCAAACATATTCCTGGCAATGGCCGTTTTTTATACAGTCCCTTTACCGTTTACAATAACGAAAATATTATCGAATTTTTTGAAGGCCTTGGCGTTCCATTAAAGGAAGAGGATCACGGTCGCATGTTCCCCGTTTCCAATAACGCCCACGATGTTGTCGGTGCATTAGAAAAAGAATTAAAACGACTACAAGTAGATGTTCGTTTCCATACTGCTGTTAATAAGCTGTTAATGGATGATGAACAAATTTACGGAGTCCGTTTAGCTAGTGGTGAAGAAATACGTGCACAAGCGGTCGTTGTCGCAGTCGGTGGTAAAGCGGTTCCTCAAACAGGCTCTACGGGAGACGGATACCCTTGGGCTGAGCGCGCTGGTCATACAGTGACGACATTATTCCCAACAGAAGTTCCTGTCACATCTAAAGAACCCTTTATTCAATCACGTGAACTACAAGGATTGGCATTGCGTGATGTAGCTGTTTCTGTGTTAAATAAAAAGGGCAAAACACTCGTTACCCATCAAATGGACATGCTCTTTACACATTTTGGCTTAAGCGGTCCCGCAATTTTAAGATGCAGCCAGTTTATTGTAAAGGAACAATTAAAGACAGGGAGTGCACCTGTTCAAGTTCGAATTCAGTCATTAACAGCATACAATGAAGAAACATGCTTCCAATTGCTAAATAAAACGATTAAAGAAGATCCAAAAAAAGCAGTGAAAAATTTATGGAAATCACTCGTCCCTGAACGATGGCTCCTCTTTTTAATGGAGCGAGCAACTATCGATCCAAGCATGACGGGTATTGAATTATCACAAGAAAAAATTCGCAATCTTGCTCGTGAGCTCATCAGCTTTACAATGGATGCTCACGGTACACAGCCTATCGAAAAAGCGTTTGTTACTGGCGGTGGTGTTTCCGTAAAAGAAATCGAACCAAAAACGATGGCTTCGAAGAAAAAACAGGGACTTTATTTCTGTGGTGAAATATTGGATATCCATGGCTATACGGGCGGTTATAATATTACTTCAGCACTCGTAACAGGAAGAATTGCGGGAATGAGTGCAGGTCATTATAGTTCTCAAACTGCTAACTAA
- a CDS encoding cysteine methyltransferase: MQNNQDSPTTLYLATDEQMQLHLTSYRMQDFNAEEFGFLVRANCYYEIKEKYAKNVPLQLILGLSKNGLGMSLAIDLNNIPNTLPKQMKKIVEHIQKSPAFLQSISSNLNALITAEDPETTIHAAQAKQFFLSQAPRGITSLSTNRQTNALFWLYYGDKLISNVSPFTIDDTGGHIAFTVKAGFSHEYIMQCYEVECMMHLFNEEDKLGYYFELYLDQENFHHEQLYNTIPDQFMENEDFLNRILLQMKKCNNEQYDDYLQDLIEKFAASI, translated from the coding sequence ATGCAAAATAACCAAGATTCACCAACAACACTTTATTTGGCCACTGATGAGCAAATGCAGCTCCACTTAACTTCCTATCGAATGCAGGATTTTAATGCGGAGGAATTTGGATTTCTCGTTCGTGCGAATTGCTATTATGAAATAAAAGAAAAATATGCTAAAAATGTGCCACTTCAATTAATACTTGGATTAAGTAAAAATGGTTTAGGCATGTCTTTAGCAATCGATTTGAACAATATTCCAAATACATTGCCAAAACAAATGAAGAAAATTGTTGAACATATACAAAAAAGTCCTGCATTTTTACAAAGCATTTCAAGCAACTTAAATGCTTTGATTACGGCTGAGGACCCAGAAACAACGATACATGCAGCGCAGGCAAAGCAATTCTTTTTAAGCCAAGCACCTCGGGGCATTACATCGTTATCGACAAATCGTCAAACAAACGCGCTTTTTTGGCTATATTACGGGGATAAACTCATTTCAAATGTAAGTCCATTCACGATTGATGATACGGGTGGCCATATTGCCTTTACGGTAAAAGCAGGATTTAGCCATGAATATATTATGCAATGTTATGAAGTGGAGTGCATGATGCATTTATTTAATGAGGAAGATAAGCTTGGCTATTACTTCGAACTTTATTTAGACCAGGAAAATTTCCATCATGAGCAACTTTATAACACGATACCTGATCAGTTTATGGAAAATGAGGATTTTTTAAACCGTATTTTATTACAAATGAAAAAATGCAATAATGAGCAATACGATGATTATTTACAAGATTTAATCGAAAAATTTGCTGCAAGTATATAA
- a CDS encoding hemolysin III family protein, producing the protein MTQVMTNQSSYSAKEEFWNGLTHGIAALLTIPATLLLIEKAQISGSQTEMISYIIFGISMFCLYFASTMYHIWPTHKVFLKKLDHSSIFLLIAGTYTPVVLVAIGGNLGWTIFVIQWVLAAIGIILKQFFVYRFKIVSLLVYIGMGWIIIFVAKPLLAHISWEGFSLLLVGGLCYTAGTYFYKNKRIAYNHAIWHLFVVAGSAAMFAAIYLYV; encoded by the coding sequence GTGACGCAAGTAATGACGAATCAGAGTAGTTATAGTGCAAAAGAGGAATTTTGGAATGGATTAACGCATGGAATTGCAGCGTTGTTAACAATACCTGCAACACTTTTATTAATAGAAAAGGCTCAAATAAGTGGGTCACAAACTGAAATGATTAGTTATATCATTTTTGGTATTTCCATGTTTTGCTTATATTTTGCCTCTACGATGTATCATATTTGGCCAACACATAAAGTATTTTTGAAAAAACTTGATCATAGTTCCATTTTCCTTTTAATCGCTGGAACGTATACACCGGTCGTTTTAGTAGCTATTGGTGGGAATCTCGGTTGGACGATATTTGTTATTCAATGGGTACTTGCGGCAATTGGCATTATATTAAAACAGTTTTTTGTATACCGCTTTAAAATTGTTTCGTTGCTTGTCTATATTGGGATGGGCTGGATTATTATTTTTGTTGCAAAGCCACTGTTAGCTCATATTTCATGGGAAGGTTTTTCCCTACTGCTTGTCGGGGGGCTTTGTTACACAGCGGGAACATATTTTTATAAAAATAAACGAATTGCATACAATCACGCAATTTGGCATTTATTTGTTGTAGCTGGTAGCGCCGCGATGTTTGCCGCAATTTATTTATACGTATAA
- a CDS encoding CoxG family protein, translating to MAQASHSVEIPVSQDKVWSFVSKIEKWATLVPAYKEHTEIDDQTSKWTFEGNFKGLKKKVELEIKIVEFNEPSNIKFEIKGLSDNFTGGGEFKAEANDNGTMMTGTVEINAGGLSGAVLTPAIKVLLPKVTSRLTEKIARKIQA from the coding sequence ATGGCACAAGCATCACATTCAGTTGAAATTCCAGTAAGTCAAGACAAGGTATGGAGCTTTGTTAGTAAAATCGAAAAATGGGCAACATTAGTTCCTGCTTATAAAGAGCACACAGAAATCGATGATCAAACATCAAAATGGACTTTCGAAGGTAATTTTAAAGGCCTAAAGAAAAAAGTAGAACTTGAAATAAAAATTGTAGAGTTTAATGAACCATCAAATATTAAATTTGAAATCAAAGGTTTATCTGATAACTTCACTGGTGGCGGTGAATTTAAAGCCGAAGCAAATGACAACGGCACAATGATGACAGGTACAGTAGAAATTAATGCGGGTGGTTTATCAGGCGCGGTTTTAACACCAGCTATTAAAGTGTTGTTACCAAAAGTGACGTCACGTTTAACAGAAAAAATCGCACGTAAAATTCAAGCGTAA
- a CDS encoding response regulator transcription factor gives MEESTILIIEDDADILEVLSLYVQNAGYHTLKATSVEEGWKLITTEAIDLMLIDINLPDGNGIDLVKRIREQSEAIIFFVTANDTIEDKLQGFDVGAADYITKPFIPKEVIARIKAHLNRKNVQRKHQYTVSNLVIDFEEKSVYKAGEKLHLYTKERQILFYLVEHRNQVLSVDQIINYVWGFEEIVDIKAVTVHISMLRKKIEKNPAKPEIIKTVRGFGYVFNTNIDEN, from the coding sequence TTGGAAGAATCAACAATATTAATCATAGAAGATGATGCTGATATTTTAGAAGTACTTTCATTGTATGTTCAAAATGCAGGATATCACACATTAAAAGCAACATCCGTTGAAGAAGGCTGGAAGCTAATTACGACAGAAGCCATTGATTTAATGTTAATTGATATCAATTTACCAGATGGGAATGGCATCGATTTAGTAAAGCGAATACGTGAACAATCGGAAGCCATCATCTTTTTTGTTACGGCCAATGATACAATCGAAGACAAGTTGCAAGGCTTTGATGTTGGAGCGGCAGATTATATTACAAAACCTTTTATACCGAAAGAAGTAATCGCTCGAATTAAGGCACATTTAAATCGCAAAAATGTCCAACGAAAACATCAATATACTGTAAGTAATCTAGTAATCGATTTCGAAGAAAAGTCTGTATACAAAGCGGGAGAGAAACTGCATTTATATACAAAAGAAAGACAAATATTATTTTATTTAGTCGAACACCGGAATCAAGTATTAAGTGTAGATCAAATAATTAATTATGTATGGGGCTTTGAAGAAATAGTCGACATAAAAGCGGTTACGGTACATATAAGCATGCTCAGAAAAAAGATTGAAAAAAATCCTGCGAAACCTGAAATAATTAAAACAGTAAGAGGTTTCGGCTATGTATTTAATACGAACATAGACGAAAATTAG